A single window of Geoalkalibacter sp. DNA harbors:
- a CDS encoding addiction module protein, whose protein sequence is MASDAQKILRDALKLSPIERAELIEKILASFSFPDRQNIDELWATEVEDRIDAYEAGRLKSKPISEVFSRIEHGDF, encoded by the coding sequence ATGGCTTCCGATGCCCAAAAGATCCTCCGAGATGCCTTAAAGCTTTCGCCCATAGAGCGCGCCGAACTCATTGAGAAAATCCTTGCCAGCTTCTCTTTTCCCGACAGACAGAACATAGACGAGCTTTGGGCGACCGAGGTAGAAGATAGAATCGATGCATATGAGGCGGGGAGACTGAAATCCAAACCGATTTCCGAGGTTTTCTCTCGAATCGAACACGGCGATTTCTGA
- a CDS encoding Hsp20/alpha crystallin family protein has translation MARWDLFREMDMLRREVDEAFRSFGMGQLLGPAFIPGIGTGDYPRINLSEDNDAFYVEALVPGLEPQDIELSVMQGTLTLSGERKEGATNQRTWHRRERGTGKFLRTIELPAAVDSEKVGAEYRNGVLAITLPKAEAMKPKKISVRAN, from the coding sequence ATGGCACGATGGGATCTTTTCAGGGAAATGGACATGCTGCGGCGGGAGGTGGATGAGGCGTTTCGCAGTTTCGGCATGGGGCAGTTGCTCGGCCCGGCCTTCATCCCCGGCATCGGCACCGGCGACTATCCGCGCATCAATCTGAGCGAGGACAACGACGCCTTTTATGTCGAGGCCCTGGTTCCCGGTCTTGAGCCGCAGGACATCGAGCTGAGCGTGATGCAGGGCACCCTGACCCTGTCGGGCGAGCGCAAGGAAGGCGCCACCAACCAGCGCACCTGGCACCGGCGCGAGCGGGGCACGGGCAAGTTCCTGCGCACCATCGAACTGCCGGCGGCGGTGGACAGCGAAAAGGTCGGCGCCGAGTATCGCAACGGCGTGCTGGCCATCACCCTGCCCAAAGCCGAGGCGATGAAACCCAAGAAAATTTCCGTGCGCGCCAACTAA
- a CDS encoding Hsp20/alpha crystallin family protein, which translates to MADKGMVTRQDTSLAREGVRVPDTYVRPAVDIYETEENLTLVADLPGVAKEDLDINLERGILTIRGGVKGGAPGKALFREFTLGEYFRQFQLPDEIDADKTSAELKKGVLTLTLAKSAAAKPRRIEIKH; encoded by the coding sequence ATGGCAGACAAAGGAATGGTCACCCGTCAGGATACATCCCTCGCCCGCGAAGGCGTTCGCGTTCCGGACACCTACGTGCGGCCCGCGGTGGACATCTACGAAACCGAGGAAAACCTGACCCTGGTCGCCGACCTGCCGGGGGTGGCCAAGGAAGATCTCGACATCAACCTGGAGCGCGGCATCCTGACCATCCGCGGCGGCGTCAAGGGCGGCGCGCCGGGCAAGGCGTTGTTCCGCGAATTCACCCTGGGCGAATACTTCCGGCAGTTTCAGCTGCCCGATGAAATCGACGCGGACAAGACCTCGGCCGAACTCAAGAAGGGCGTGCTGACCCTGACCTTGGCCAAATCGGCGGCGGCCAAACCGCGCCGCATCGAGATCAAGCACTAG
- a CDS encoding Hsp20/alpha crystallin family protein: MALRELMPWRKKDLTPARREEDSPLWSLRRDLNEIFERFARGFGGGELMEREDLWGGFFPAVDVAETDKDIVVTAEVPGLDEKDLDVSLSGGYLSIRGEKKAEKEDKDEQFFRKESYYGSFQRTIPLPAEVLEDQVEATYKKGVLKIKLPKSPAAQKERKKIAIH; this comes from the coding sequence ATGGCTCTGCGAGAACTGATGCCCTGGAGGAAAAAAGACCTGACCCCCGCGCGCCGCGAGGAAGACAGCCCGCTGTGGAGCCTGCGACGCGACCTGAATGAAATCTTCGAGCGCTTTGCCCGCGGCTTCGGCGGCGGAGAGCTCATGGAACGAGAGGATCTGTGGGGCGGCTTCTTCCCGGCGGTGGACGTGGCCGAAACGGACAAGGACATCGTCGTCACCGCCGAAGTGCCCGGCCTCGATGAGAAAGACCTCGACGTCAGCCTGAGCGGCGGCTACCTGAGCATCCGCGGCGAGAAAAAGGCGGAAAAAGAGGACAAGGACGAGCAGTTCTTCCGCAAGGAAAGCTACTACGGCAGCTTCCAGCGCACCATCCCGCTGCCCGCCGAGGTGCTGGAGGACCAGGTCGAGGCGACCTACAAGAAGGGCGTGCTGAAAATCAAGCTGCCCAAGTCTCCGGCCGCGCAGAAGGAGCGGAAGAAAATCGCCATCCATTAG
- a CDS encoding IclR family transcriptional regulator → MIFEEPRSPKKDPSEYIIQAVSQALDLLELYSDEVDELSLGEITQRLGLSRPSGERLVATLVLRGYLEENRLTQNYRLGLKNLQLRRAMIQQLNLVELARPILQWLVDQCRETAYLVLRKGECVVYVDAVETDQPVRVASRVGAWRPLYGTASGKMHLALMDEAQRDALLPAGDFERHTPHTLTTRAALDEELARIAEQGYAVDNEELESGVRCVAAPVRDFDGRVVGALSLSGPAPRLHDERIRAELAPLVMQAAAELSRRLGAANAS, encoded by the coding sequence ATGATTTTTGAGGAACCGCGCAGCCCCAAGAAAGATCCGTCGGAATACATCATTCAGGCCGTCTCTCAGGCCCTGGACCTGCTGGAGCTTTACTCCGACGAGGTCGACGAACTCTCCCTCGGCGAAATCACCCAGCGCCTCGGTCTGAGTCGGCCTTCCGGCGAACGGCTGGTGGCGACCCTGGTCCTTCGCGGCTATCTCGAGGAGAACCGCCTGACGCAGAACTACCGCCTGGGTCTGAAAAACCTGCAACTGCGCCGCGCCATGATCCAGCAGCTCAACCTGGTGGAACTGGCGCGGCCGATTCTGCAATGGCTGGTCGATCAGTGTCGCGAAACCGCCTATCTGGTGCTGCGCAAGGGCGAGTGCGTGGTGTACGTCGATGCCGTCGAAACCGACCAGCCGGTGCGCGTCGCCTCGCGCGTCGGGGCCTGGAGGCCCCTCTACGGCACCGCCTCGGGCAAGATGCACCTGGCGCTCATGGACGAGGCGCAACGCGACGCCCTGCTGCCCGCCGGCGACTTTGAGCGGCACACCCCCCACACCCTCACCACCCGCGCCGCCCTCGACGAGGAGCTGGCGCGCATCGCCGAGCAAGGCTATGCCGTGGACAACGAGGAGCTCGAAAGCGGTGTGCGCTGCGTCGCCGCGCCAGTGCGCGATTTCGACGGCCGGGTGGTAGGCGCCCTGAGTCTTTCCGGTCCCGCGCCGCGCCTGCACGATGAGCGCATCCGCGCCGAGCTGGCGCCCCTGGTCATGCAGGCCGCCGCCGAACTCTCGCGGCGCCTGGGCGCGGCCAACGCCTCCTAG
- a CDS encoding ATP-binding protein produces the protein MTLDAELIEQLRRVLTSVEQILPRPVAPVDWRSCPAANWRRHSFAGYLEPMQAVDDIALEELLGIDKQKQIVEENTRQFLGGYPANNILLWGSRGTGKSSLVRALLNRYSGEGLRIVQVDKDDLTSLPDIFCAIDRQPYRFIVFCDDLSFESGEKSYKVLKSALDGSVYAAPANTLIYVTSNRRYLVPEYATDNLGAKLVNNEVHYGEGVEEKISLSDRFGLWVAFHVFSQDQYLHVVRQCVEILARRHDIALAWTGELEQAAVAWSHEKSKRCGRTALQFARRWVGRALLETQPRAPSEQSA, from the coding sequence ATGACCCTGGATGCGGAACTCATCGAACAGTTGCGCCGCGTGCTGACCTCCGTGGAGCAGATTCTGCCGCGGCCGGTGGCGCCCGTCGATTGGCGCAGCTGCCCGGCGGCCAACTGGCGCCGCCATTCCTTCGCCGGCTATCTCGAGCCCATGCAGGCCGTGGACGACATCGCCCTTGAGGAGTTGCTCGGCATCGACAAGCAAAAGCAGATCGTCGAGGAGAACACCCGTCAGTTCCTGGGTGGCTATCCGGCCAACAACATCCTGCTGTGGGGCTCGCGCGGCACCGGCAAATCCTCCCTGGTGCGCGCCCTGCTCAACCGCTACTCGGGCGAGGGTCTGCGCATCGTTCAGGTGGACAAGGATGATCTCACCAGTCTGCCCGACATCTTCTGCGCCATCGACCGGCAACCCTACCGCTTCATTGTCTTCTGCGACGATCTGTCCTTCGAATCGGGCGAAAAAAGCTACAAGGTGCTCAAGAGCGCCCTGGACGGCTCGGTGTACGCGGCGCCGGCCAACACCCTGATCTACGTCACTTCCAACCGCCGCTATCTGGTGCCCGAGTACGCCACCGACAATCTCGGTGCCAAATTGGTCAACAATGAGGTACACTACGGCGAAGGCGTCGAGGAGAAGATTTCCCTCTCCGACCGCTTCGGCCTGTGGGTGGCGTTTCACGTCTTCTCGCAGGATCAGTATTTGCATGTGGTGCGGCAGTGCGTCGAGATTCTTGCGCGCCGTCACGACATCGCCTTGGCATGGACCGGGGAGCTGGAGCAGGCCGCCGTCGCCTGGTCCCACGAGAAGAGCAAACGCTGCGGCCGCACGGCCCTCCAGTTCGCCCGCCGCTGGGTCGGTCGGGCCCTGCTGGAGACCCAGCCGCGAGCCCCTTCGGAGCAATCTGCATGA
- a CDS encoding hydrogenase: MLKILRERLRQGRRTYPYPQQEPVLPERFRGRPQFFPERCPPGCRACLDGCPYGALQVRDGLPCIDLGLCLFCGECAASCSAAALTFTRDHRLAARCREDLLCGAEEPRLAAALDARMKKLFGRSLKLRQVSAGGCNACEADLNVLGTLVFDLGRFGIQFVASPRHADGILVTGPVTENMKGALLDTYAAVPAPKLVIASGACAIGGGPFRGSPEAHDGIGDLLPVDLYIPGCPPHPWTALDGLLRLLGRL, translated from the coding sequence ATGCTGAAGATTCTTCGTGAACGCCTGCGTCAGGGCCGGCGCACCTATCCCTATCCCCAGCAGGAGCCGGTGCTGCCCGAGCGGTTTCGCGGCCGTCCGCAATTCTTTCCCGAGCGCTGCCCGCCGGGCTGCCGCGCCTGTCTGGACGGCTGCCCCTATGGCGCCTTGCAGGTGCGCGACGGCCTGCCGTGCATCGATCTGGGGCTGTGCCTGTTCTGCGGCGAGTGCGCGGCCTCCTGCAGCGCCGCCGCCCTGACGTTCACCCGCGACCATCGCCTGGCGGCGCGCTGCCGCGAGGATCTGCTGTGCGGCGCCGAGGAGCCGCGCCTCGCCGCCGCCCTCGATGCGCGCATGAAAAAGCTCTTCGGCCGCTCCCTCAAGCTGCGCCAGGTGTCGGCGGGCGGCTGCAACGCCTGCGAGGCCGATCTCAACGTGCTCGGCACCCTGGTCTTTGATCTGGGACGCTTCGGCATCCAGTTCGTCGCCTCGCCGCGCCACGCCGACGGCATCCTGGTCACCGGGCCGGTCACGGAAAACATGAAGGGGGCGCTCCTCGACACCTACGCCGCGGTGCCCGCGCCCAAGCTGGTCATCGCCTCGGGGGCCTGCGCCATCGGCGGCGGGCCCTTTCGCGGCAGTCCCGAGGCGCACGATGGCATCGGCGATCTGCTGCCCGTCGATCTCTACATCCCGGGCTGCCCGCCCCATCCCTGGACGGCCCTCGACGGCCTGCTGCGCCTCTTGGGCAGGCTCTAG
- a CDS encoding hydrogenase large subunit translates to MSAAVLQNGGVLPLAQLEVRAFDAFAEELRREVAAQGRISALFATPAGEQFDLFALIARDWQGQLALLRTRVGARYPSLTPALPQVHLFEREIAEQYGLVPEGHLWFKPLRFHASGTGHDAWGRDPRRHPLVGELEYYRVAGEEVHEVAVGPVHAGIIEPGHFRFQCHGEQVMHLEISLGYQHRAIEMQLPSAHPLARVQRLEAAAGDTSIGHATAYALICEALGEASAPPRAQAIRGLALELERLANHVGDIGGLATDVGFLPTASFCGRIRGDYLNLSAEICGSRFGRGLVRPGGVAFDVEASRAEHMLERLESVARDTQGALEIFFDSPSVLARLEGTGRVRVEDAEALGLVGVAARACGLAVDARLHHPQGAYVGTFDHVVIEESGDVFARARVRRREINDSLAWVRRALRDLPAGYLRRRLAPPAAECLAVALVEGWRGELVHVALTDGQGRLSRYKIVDPSFRNWSGLAMALRGEQISDFPLCNKSFNLSYCGFDL, encoded by the coding sequence ATGAGCGCGGCCGTTCTGCAAAATGGCGGTGTTCTGCCCCTGGCGCAGCTGGAAGTCCGCGCCTTTGATGCCTTCGCCGAGGAGCTGCGCCGCGAAGTCGCGGCCCAGGGGCGCATATCCGCCCTGTTCGCCACGCCCGCCGGGGAGCAGTTCGATCTCTTCGCCCTCATCGCCCGCGACTGGCAGGGGCAGCTCGCGCTGCTGCGCACCCGCGTCGGCGCCCGTTATCCGTCCCTGACTCCCGCGCTGCCGCAGGTGCATCTCTTCGAGCGCGAGATCGCCGAGCAGTACGGCCTGGTGCCCGAGGGCCATCTCTGGTTCAAGCCCCTGCGGTTTCATGCGAGCGGCACCGGACACGACGCCTGGGGCCGCGACCCGCGGCGCCACCCCCTGGTGGGCGAGTTGGAGTATTACCGCGTCGCGGGCGAGGAGGTGCACGAGGTGGCGGTGGGGCCGGTGCATGCCGGAATCATCGAGCCGGGCCATTTTCGTTTCCAATGCCACGGCGAGCAGGTCATGCACCTGGAAATCTCCCTGGGCTACCAGCATCGCGCCATCGAGATGCAGCTGCCGAGCGCCCATCCCCTGGCGCGGGTGCAGCGTCTGGAGGCTGCCGCCGGCGACACCAGCATCGGCCATGCCACGGCCTACGCCCTGATCTGCGAGGCCCTCGGCGAAGCGAGCGCCCCGCCGCGCGCCCAGGCCATCCGCGGCTTGGCCCTGGAGCTGGAGCGGCTGGCCAACCACGTCGGCGACATCGGCGGGCTGGCCACCGACGTGGGTTTCCTGCCGACGGCTTCTTTTTGCGGGCGCATTCGCGGCGACTATCTCAACCTCAGCGCCGAGATCTGCGGCAGCCGCTTTGGGCGCGGCCTGGTGCGTCCCGGTGGAGTGGCCTTCGACGTCGAGGCGTCGCGCGCCGAACACATGCTCGAGCGCCTGGAGAGCGTCGCCCGCGATACCCAGGGTGCCCTGGAGATTTTTTTCGACAGCCCCTCGGTGCTGGCCCGCCTGGAGGGCACCGGCCGGGTGCGGGTCGAGGATGCCGAGGCCCTGGGGCTGGTGGGCGTGGCGGCGCGCGCCTGCGGTCTGGCCGTCGATGCCCGCCTGCATCATCCCCAGGGCGCCTATGTCGGCACCTTCGATCACGTGGTCATCGAGGAGAGCGGCGATGTCTTCGCCCGCGCCCGGGTACGCCGCCGCGAGATCAACGATTCCCTCGCCTGGGTGCGGCGCGCCCTGCGCGATCTGCCCGCCGGTTATCTGCGCCGCCGCCTCGCGCCGCCCGCGGCCGAGTGCCTGGCCGTGGCCCTGGTGGAGGGCTGGCGCGGCGAACTGGTGCATGTCGCTCTGACCGATGGGCAGGGGCGATTGTCGCGCTACAAGATCGTCGATCCGTCCTTTCGCAACTGGAGCGGGCTGGCCATGGCTTTGCGCGGGGAGCAGATCTCGGATTTTCCCCTGTGCAACAAGAGCTTTAACCTCTCCTACTGCGGTTTTGATTTGTGA
- a CDS encoding proton-conducting transporter transmembrane domain-containing protein, which translates to MLVALILLPLLPAALSLVLPWYQLRSWLLSATGAAHLGLALLLVSEAPPLTNPWIGLDALSCLVLLVTSLLYLGCAFYAVDYLAMRRDRGNRVMVPCLLVFLSAMTLAISARHLGLLWVAVETTTLVSAPLIYYNRNRLSIEATWKYLLLCSVGIALAMLGMMFVGYAALGGGEPPSLHFDWLLEHAPSLSRPWLHAGFVFLLVGFGTKMGLAPLHSWKPDAYGEAPALVGALLSGGLTSVSFLAILRAVQLMAAAGDQLMARQALVGLGLLSLLLAAVFMVRQPDIKRMLAYSSVEHMGILALGVGIGGLATFGALLHLINNALTKGCLFLTAGNIQRAFASKHLSEVRGALSVLPLSGGLFLAGFLAITGAPPFGPFLSEFTILRGLFAAERPLIAGAFLLLLAVIFIGMGATVLGATQGAATEPPGRFKDRLLLVAPPLVMLLLVLSLGLYLPEPLHRLLEAGAHLLEVRS; encoded by the coding sequence ATGCTCGTCGCCCTGATTCTTTTACCCCTGCTGCCCGCCGCCCTTTCCCTGGTGCTGCCCTGGTACCAGCTGCGCTCCTGGCTGCTGTCCGCGACGGGCGCCGCCCATCTGGGTTTGGCGCTGCTGCTGGTCAGCGAAGCGCCGCCCCTGACCAACCCCTGGATCGGTCTGGATGCCCTGTCGTGTCTGGTGCTGCTGGTGACCAGTTTGCTGTATTTGGGCTGCGCTTTTTACGCGGTGGATTATTTGGCCATGCGCCGCGATCGCGGCAACCGCGTGATGGTGCCCTGTCTGCTGGTGTTTCTCTCCGCCATGACCCTGGCCATCAGCGCGCGCCACCTGGGCCTGCTGTGGGTGGCGGTGGAGACCACCACCCTGGTGAGCGCGCCGCTCATCTATTACAACCGCAACCGCCTGTCCATCGAGGCGACCTGGAAATATCTGCTGCTCTGCTCGGTAGGCATCGCCCTGGCCATGCTCGGCATGATGTTCGTCGGCTACGCGGCCCTGGGCGGCGGCGAGCCGCCGAGTCTGCACTTTGACTGGCTGCTGGAGCATGCCCCGAGCCTGAGCCGCCCCTGGCTGCACGCGGGCTTTGTCTTTCTGCTGGTGGGTTTTGGGACGAAGATGGGTCTTGCGCCCCTGCACAGCTGGAAACCCGATGCCTACGGCGAGGCGCCGGCGCTGGTCGGGGCGCTGCTCTCCGGCGGGCTGACCAGCGTGTCCTTTCTCGCCATTCTGCGCGCCGTGCAGCTCATGGCGGCGGCGGGCGATCAGCTCATGGCCCGTCAGGCGCTGGTGGGTCTGGGACTGCTGTCGCTGCTGCTGGCGGCGGTGTTCATGGTGCGCCAGCCCGACATCAAGCGCATGCTCGCCTACTCCTCGGTGGAGCACATGGGTATTCTCGCCCTGGGTGTGGGCATCGGGGGCCTGGCCACCTTCGGCGCCCTGCTGCATCTGATCAACAACGCCCTGACCAAGGGCTGTCTGTTTCTCACCGCCGGCAACATTCAGCGCGCCTTCGCCAGCAAGCATCTCTCCGAGGTGCGCGGCGCCCTGAGCGTGCTGCCCTTGTCGGGCGGGCTGTTTCTCGCCGGTTTTCTCGCCATCACCGGCGCGCCGCCCTTTGGCCCCTTTCTCTCCGAGTTCACCATCCTGCGCGGCCTGTTCGCCGCCGAGCGGCCGCTCATCGCCGGAGCCTTTCTGCTGCTGCTCGCGGTGATCTTCATCGGCATGGGCGCCACGGTGCTCGGCGCCACCCAGGGCGCGGCGACGGAGCCGCCGGGTCGCTTCAAGGACCGCCTGCTGCTGGTGGCGCCGCCTCTGGTCATGCTGCTGCTGGTCTTGTCCCTCGGGCTTTACCTGCCCGAGCCCCTGCATCGCCTTCTCGAAGCCGGCGCGCATCTGCTGGAGGTGCGCTCATGA
- a CDS encoding hydrogenase: MSDVNSVILLVVILLNFFTLGSARLVACIRAAALQGALLALLPVTVHGLSGHSLMLATGAFTLKGLFIPWLLLRAIREVRIRREMEPLIGLVPTLFLGVLATVAAFLFADRLPLLLEHQDGLLVPASLATMLTGFLLLMTRRKAITQVVGYLILENGIFIFGVLLSTAMPLVVEAGVLLDLLVAVFVMGIVLNQINREFSTINTERLSALKE; encoded by the coding sequence ATGTCCGATGTGAACAGCGTGATTCTGCTGGTGGTCATTCTGCTGAATTTCTTCACCCTCGGCAGCGCGCGGCTGGTCGCCTGCATCCGCGCTGCGGCCTTGCAGGGCGCGCTGCTCGCGCTGCTGCCGGTGACCGTCCATGGGCTCTCGGGCCACTCCCTGATGCTGGCGACTGGAGCCTTCACCCTCAAGGGGCTGTTCATCCCCTGGCTGCTGCTGCGCGCGATTCGCGAAGTGCGCATCCGCCGCGAAATGGAACCCCTCATCGGCCTGGTGCCGACCCTGTTTCTCGGCGTGCTGGCGACGGTGGCCGCCTTTCTCTTCGCCGATCGCCTGCCCCTGCTCCTCGAGCATCAGGACGGGCTGCTGGTGCCGGCCTCCCTGGCGACGATGCTCACCGGTTTTCTGCTGCTCATGACCCGGCGCAAGGCCATCACCCAGGTGGTGGGCTATCTGATTCTGGAAAACGGCATCTTCATCTTCGGCGTGCTGCTCTCCACCGCCATGCCCCTCGTCGTGGAGGCCGGGGTGCTGCTCGACCTGCTGGTGGCGGTGTTTGTCATGGGCATCGTCCTCAACCAGATCAACCGCGAATTCTCCACCATCAACACCGAGCGCCTCTCGGCGCTCAAGGAATGA